A stretch of the Vicia villosa cultivar HV-30 ecotype Madison, WI unplaced genomic scaffold, Vvil1.0 ctg.001336F_1_1, whole genome shotgun sequence genome encodes the following:
- the LOC131634708 gene encoding auxin response factor 19-like isoform X1 yields the protein MKAPSNGYLPNSGEGGERKTINSELWHACAGPLVSIPPVGSLVVYFPQGHSEQVAASMQKEADFIPSYPNLPSKLICMLHNVALHADPETDEVYAQMTLQPVNKYDKEAMLASDMGLKQNQQPSEFFCKTLTASDTSTHGGFSVPRRAAEKIFPPLDFSMQPPAQEIVAKDLHDTTWTFRHIYRGQPKRHLLTTGWSVFVSTKRLFAGDSVLFIRDEKQQLLLGIKRSSRQQPALSSSVISSDSMHIGILAAAAHAASNNSPFTIFYNPRTSPCEFVIPLAKYNKALYTHVSLGMRFRMMFETEDSGVRRYMGTITGISDLDPVRWKNSQWRNLQVGWDESTAGERPSRVSIWDIEPVVTPFYICPPPFFRPKFPKQPGMPEDESEIENAFKRAMPWLGDELGMKDASSSIFPGLSLVQWMSMQQNNNNNNQFSSPQSALLPPSMLSSNTLHGNGSLNTDDPSKILNFQSPAALSAPSLHFNKPNLPNQQPPTSWAQQQQQQQKMQSLLQTPLNQLQQQQQQQQQRQLQLAGVQNLPQSQQQQPQLNQHNAQPPQQQPQQQHQQPCQNTTMNNGTVGSNQISNQCVQQQVNYSQLQQQLLSGSIPTQQNFQSVGKNGSIMTSLPQDSQFQQQQQIDPQQASLLQRQQQQTQLQQSSLQLLQQSMLQRAPQQSQASQILPQNISDQQSQMQLLQKLQQQQQQQQQQQLLSTSSPLLQSQLLQQQNTHQQLSQLPMSQHQPQQLGNNAFSMEKLLNNNYSSSPLMQSQQLPTNHPQNTHKSPTNTRPPSAFTDGDAPSCSTSPSTNNCQTSPPNPLKRNQPDTFGGPSLVETTNSMMHELQSKLDMQNKHDLHGVKGPDKQKHKGAINDQMESSSGTSYNIDPVNIHQNFPLSNFYMDGGDVHSQQPRSNLPFAPNLDGLTPDPLLSRGYDSQKDLQNLLSNYGGAPRDIETELSTADISSQSFGVPNMSFKPGCSNDIAITDTAVLNNGLWSNQTQRMRTYTKVQKCGSVGRCIDVTRYKGYEELRNDLARMFGIEGQLEDPLRTDWKLVYVDHENDILLVGDDPWEEFVNCVQSIKILSSVEVQQMSLEGDLGYVPITNQACSGSESGNAWRAQYDDNSAASFNR from the exons ATGAAGGCTCCTTCTAATGGTTACTTGCCTAATTCTGGTGAAG GAGGGGAAAGGAAGACCATCAATTCAGAGTTATGGCATGCTTGTGCCGGGCCATTGGTTTCTATACCTCCTGTTGGAAGTCTTGTTGTTTACTTTCCTCAAGGACACAGCGAGCAA GTTGCAGCATCCATGCAAAAAGAGGCAGATTTCATACCAAGTTACCCTAATCTCCCATCCAAGTTGATTTGCATGCTTCACAATGTTGCGCTTCAT GCTGACCCTGAAACCGATGAGGTCTACGCTCAAATGACCCTTCAACCTGTAAATAAA TATGACAAGGAAGCAATGTTGGCTTCCGACATGGGGCTAAAACAAAACCAACAACCTTCTGAATTCTTTTGCAAAACTCTAACAGCTAGTGACACTAGCACTCATGGTGGTTTTTCCGTGCCTCGTCGAGCCGCCGAGAAAATATTCCCACCTCTG GACTTTTCAATGCAACCACCAGCTCAGGAAATAGTGGCCAAAGATTTGCACGACACTACATGGACATTTAGACATATTTATCGCG GACAACCAAAGAGGCATCTATTGACTACCGGTTGGAGTGTCTTTGTTAGCACGAAAAGACTCTTTGCCGGAGATTCTGTTCTTTTTATTAG AGATGAAAAGCAGCAACTCCTTTTAGGTATAAAGAGGTCCAGTAGACAGCAACCAGCACTATCTTCATCGGTTATATCGAGTGACAGCATGCATATCGGCATTCTTGCTGCTGCGGCTCATGCTGCTTCAAATAACAGCCCATTTACTATATTTTATAATCCAAG GACCAGCCCGTGCGAATTTGTGATTCCATTGGCCAAGTATAATAAAGCCTTGTACACTCATGTTTCCCTTGGAATGAGATTCAGAATGATGTTTGAGACCGAGGACTCGGGAGTACGTAGATATATGGGTACAATCACTGGGATTAGTGACTTGGATCCTGTTCGATGGAAAAATTCACAATGGCGCAATCTTCAG GTTGGATGGGATGAATCAACAGCTGGAGAGCGTCCAAGCCGAGTTTCAATTTGGGATATTGAACCAGTTGTGACTCCTTTCTACATTTGCCCACCTCCGTTTTTTCGGCCAAAGTTTCCCAAACAACCAGGAATGCCAG AAGACGAGTCTGAAATCGAAAATGCTTTCAAGAGAGCTATGCCTTGGCTCGGAGATGAACTCGGCATGAAGGATGCCTCAAGTTCAATCTTCCCTGGTTTGAGTTTAGTACAATGGATGAGCATGCAGcagaataataataacaataatcagTTTTCTTCTCCTCAGTCAGCGCTTTTACCTCCATCCATGCTCTCATCAAACACACTTCACGGTAACGGTAGCCTTAACACCGATGATCCGTCCAAGATATTGAACTTTCAGTCCCCGGCTGCGCTCTCTGCTCCAAGTCTTCATTTTAACAAACCTAATTTACCAAACCAACAGCCCCCGACCTCGTGGGCCCAGCAGCAGCAACAGCAGCAGAAGATGCAATCATTGTTGCAAACGCCGTTAAACCAGCTGCAGCAACAACAGCAGCAGCAGCAGCAGAGGCAGCTGCAGCTGGCCGGAGTGCAAAATTTGCCGCAATCACAGCAACAACAGCCTCAACTAAATCAACATAATGCACAGCCGCCTCAACAACAACcgcaacaacaacaccaacagcCGTGTCAAAACACGACTATGAATAATGGCACAGTTGGTTCTAACCAGATTTCAAATCAATGTGTGCAGCAACAAGTAAACTACTCTCAGCTTCAGCAACAGTTACTCTCAGGAAGTATCCCAACGCAACAAAATTTCCAGTCCGTTGGCAAGAATGGGTCGATAATGACATCCTTACCACAAGACTCGCAATTTCAGCAACAGCAACAGATAGACCCGCAACAAGCTAGTCTCTTACAGCGGCAGCAGCAGCAAACTCAATTGCAACAATCTTCATTACAGTTATTGCAACAAAGCATGTTACAAAGGGCACCACAACAATCGCAAGCATCTCAAATTTTGCCGCAAAACATCTCAGACCAACAATCACAGATGCAGCTACTACAGAAGTTGCAACAGCAACAGCAGCAACAACAGCAGCAGCAACTGCTTTCCACGTCTTCCCCGCTTTTGCAGTCTCAGCTTCTACAGCAACAGAATACTCACCAGCAATTGTCGCAGCTGCCGATGTCTCAACATCAGCCTCAACAGCTTGGCAACAATGCGTTTTCAATGGAGAAGCTTCTCAACAACAATTACTCTTCTTCACCTCTAATGCAATCGCAGCAGCTTCCCACAAACCATCCTCAGAATACTCATAAGTCACCGACGAATACCAGACCTCCCTCCGCTTTTACAGATGGAGACGCCCCATCATGCTCCACTTCACCGTCTACTAATAACTGTCAGACGTCGCCTCCGAATCCCCTGAAAAGAAATCAACCAGACACATTTGGAGGGCCTTCGTTAGTCGAAACCACCAATAGTATGATGCACGAGCTTCAAAGTAAGCTCGACATGCAGAATAAACACGACTTACACGGTGTAAAAGGACCTGACAAGCAAAAGCACAAAGGAGCAATCAATGATCAGATGGAATCTTCTTCTGGAACATCGTACAATATTGATCCCGTTAACATCCACCAGAACTTTCCACTTTCCAACTTCTACATGGATGGTGGTGATGTCCACTCACAACAACCTAGAAGTAATTTACCATTTGCCCCCAACCTTGATGGATTAACACCCGATCCTTTGCTCTCAAGAGGTTATGATTCTCAAAAAGATCTTCAAAACTTGTTGTCTAATTACGGTGGTGCTCCACGAGACATTGAAACCGAGCTGTCAACTGCTGATATAAGTTCACAATCGTTTGGGGTGCCGAACATGTCCTTTAAGCCCGGATGCTCAAATGATATTGCCATCACTGATACCGCGGTTTTGAACAATGGCTTATGGTCTAATCAGACTCAGCGAATGCGAACATACACCAAG GTTCAAAAATGTGGCTCGGTCGGAAGATGTATTGATGTCACCCGATACAAGGGATACGAAGAACTCCGAAATGATTTGGCTCGTATGTTCGGGATTGAAGGTCAGCTAGAAGATCCACTAAGAACGGACTGGAAACTTGTATACGTGGATCACGAAAACGACATTCTTCTTGTAGGCGACGACCCTTGGGA AGAATTTGTAAACTGTGTCCAAAGCATAAAGATACTATCATCTGTTGAAGTACAACAAATGAGCTTGGAAGGGGACTTAGGTTATGTTCCAATCACCAATCAAGCTTGTAGTGGTTCAGAAAGTGGCAATGCATGGAGAGCTCAGTATGATGATAACTCGGCAGCGTCGTTCAATCGATGA
- the LOC131634708 gene encoding auxin response factor 19-like isoform X2, with the protein MLASDMGLKQNQQPSEFFCKTLTASDTSTHGGFSVPRRAAEKIFPPLDFSMQPPAQEIVAKDLHDTTWTFRHIYRGQPKRHLLTTGWSVFVSTKRLFAGDSVLFIRDEKQQLLLGIKRSSRQQPALSSSVISSDSMHIGILAAAAHAASNNSPFTIFYNPRTSPCEFVIPLAKYNKALYTHVSLGMRFRMMFETEDSGVRRYMGTITGISDLDPVRWKNSQWRNLQVGWDESTAGERPSRVSIWDIEPVVTPFYICPPPFFRPKFPKQPGMPEDESEIENAFKRAMPWLGDELGMKDASSSIFPGLSLVQWMSMQQNNNNNNQFSSPQSALLPPSMLSSNTLHGNGSLNTDDPSKILNFQSPAALSAPSLHFNKPNLPNQQPPTSWAQQQQQQQKMQSLLQTPLNQLQQQQQQQQQRQLQLAGVQNLPQSQQQQPQLNQHNAQPPQQQPQQQHQQPCQNTTMNNGTVGSNQISNQCVQQQVNYSQLQQQLLSGSIPTQQNFQSVGKNGSIMTSLPQDSQFQQQQQIDPQQASLLQRQQQQTQLQQSSLQLLQQSMLQRAPQQSQASQILPQNISDQQSQMQLLQKLQQQQQQQQQQQLLSTSSPLLQSQLLQQQNTHQQLSQLPMSQHQPQQLGNNAFSMEKLLNNNYSSSPLMQSQQLPTNHPQNTHKSPTNTRPPSAFTDGDAPSCSTSPSTNNCQTSPPNPLKRNQPDTFGGPSLVETTNSMMHELQSKLDMQNKHDLHGVKGPDKQKHKGAINDQMESSSGTSYNIDPVNIHQNFPLSNFYMDGGDVHSQQPRSNLPFAPNLDGLTPDPLLSRGYDSQKDLQNLLSNYGGAPRDIETELSTADISSQSFGVPNMSFKPGCSNDIAITDTAVLNNGLWSNQTQRMRTYTKVQKCGSVGRCIDVTRYKGYEELRNDLARMFGIEGQLEDPLRTDWKLVYVDHENDILLVGDDPWEEFVNCVQSIKILSSVEVQQMSLEGDLGYVPITNQACSGSESGNAWRAQYDDNSAASFNR; encoded by the exons ATGTTGGCTTCCGACATGGGGCTAAAACAAAACCAACAACCTTCTGAATTCTTTTGCAAAACTCTAACAGCTAGTGACACTAGCACTCATGGTGGTTTTTCCGTGCCTCGTCGAGCCGCCGAGAAAATATTCCCACCTCTG GACTTTTCAATGCAACCACCAGCTCAGGAAATAGTGGCCAAAGATTTGCACGACACTACATGGACATTTAGACATATTTATCGCG GACAACCAAAGAGGCATCTATTGACTACCGGTTGGAGTGTCTTTGTTAGCACGAAAAGACTCTTTGCCGGAGATTCTGTTCTTTTTATTAG AGATGAAAAGCAGCAACTCCTTTTAGGTATAAAGAGGTCCAGTAGACAGCAACCAGCACTATCTTCATCGGTTATATCGAGTGACAGCATGCATATCGGCATTCTTGCTGCTGCGGCTCATGCTGCTTCAAATAACAGCCCATTTACTATATTTTATAATCCAAG GACCAGCCCGTGCGAATTTGTGATTCCATTGGCCAAGTATAATAAAGCCTTGTACACTCATGTTTCCCTTGGAATGAGATTCAGAATGATGTTTGAGACCGAGGACTCGGGAGTACGTAGATATATGGGTACAATCACTGGGATTAGTGACTTGGATCCTGTTCGATGGAAAAATTCACAATGGCGCAATCTTCAG GTTGGATGGGATGAATCAACAGCTGGAGAGCGTCCAAGCCGAGTTTCAATTTGGGATATTGAACCAGTTGTGACTCCTTTCTACATTTGCCCACCTCCGTTTTTTCGGCCAAAGTTTCCCAAACAACCAGGAATGCCAG AAGACGAGTCTGAAATCGAAAATGCTTTCAAGAGAGCTATGCCTTGGCTCGGAGATGAACTCGGCATGAAGGATGCCTCAAGTTCAATCTTCCCTGGTTTGAGTTTAGTACAATGGATGAGCATGCAGcagaataataataacaataatcagTTTTCTTCTCCTCAGTCAGCGCTTTTACCTCCATCCATGCTCTCATCAAACACACTTCACGGTAACGGTAGCCTTAACACCGATGATCCGTCCAAGATATTGAACTTTCAGTCCCCGGCTGCGCTCTCTGCTCCAAGTCTTCATTTTAACAAACCTAATTTACCAAACCAACAGCCCCCGACCTCGTGGGCCCAGCAGCAGCAACAGCAGCAGAAGATGCAATCATTGTTGCAAACGCCGTTAAACCAGCTGCAGCAACAACAGCAGCAGCAGCAGCAGAGGCAGCTGCAGCTGGCCGGAGTGCAAAATTTGCCGCAATCACAGCAACAACAGCCTCAACTAAATCAACATAATGCACAGCCGCCTCAACAACAACcgcaacaacaacaccaacagcCGTGTCAAAACACGACTATGAATAATGGCACAGTTGGTTCTAACCAGATTTCAAATCAATGTGTGCAGCAACAAGTAAACTACTCTCAGCTTCAGCAACAGTTACTCTCAGGAAGTATCCCAACGCAACAAAATTTCCAGTCCGTTGGCAAGAATGGGTCGATAATGACATCCTTACCACAAGACTCGCAATTTCAGCAACAGCAACAGATAGACCCGCAACAAGCTAGTCTCTTACAGCGGCAGCAGCAGCAAACTCAATTGCAACAATCTTCATTACAGTTATTGCAACAAAGCATGTTACAAAGGGCACCACAACAATCGCAAGCATCTCAAATTTTGCCGCAAAACATCTCAGACCAACAATCACAGATGCAGCTACTACAGAAGTTGCAACAGCAACAGCAGCAACAACAGCAGCAGCAACTGCTTTCCACGTCTTCCCCGCTTTTGCAGTCTCAGCTTCTACAGCAACAGAATACTCACCAGCAATTGTCGCAGCTGCCGATGTCTCAACATCAGCCTCAACAGCTTGGCAACAATGCGTTTTCAATGGAGAAGCTTCTCAACAACAATTACTCTTCTTCACCTCTAATGCAATCGCAGCAGCTTCCCACAAACCATCCTCAGAATACTCATAAGTCACCGACGAATACCAGACCTCCCTCCGCTTTTACAGATGGAGACGCCCCATCATGCTCCACTTCACCGTCTACTAATAACTGTCAGACGTCGCCTCCGAATCCCCTGAAAAGAAATCAACCAGACACATTTGGAGGGCCTTCGTTAGTCGAAACCACCAATAGTATGATGCACGAGCTTCAAAGTAAGCTCGACATGCAGAATAAACACGACTTACACGGTGTAAAAGGACCTGACAAGCAAAAGCACAAAGGAGCAATCAATGATCAGATGGAATCTTCTTCTGGAACATCGTACAATATTGATCCCGTTAACATCCACCAGAACTTTCCACTTTCCAACTTCTACATGGATGGTGGTGATGTCCACTCACAACAACCTAGAAGTAATTTACCATTTGCCCCCAACCTTGATGGATTAACACCCGATCCTTTGCTCTCAAGAGGTTATGATTCTCAAAAAGATCTTCAAAACTTGTTGTCTAATTACGGTGGTGCTCCACGAGACATTGAAACCGAGCTGTCAACTGCTGATATAAGTTCACAATCGTTTGGGGTGCCGAACATGTCCTTTAAGCCCGGATGCTCAAATGATATTGCCATCACTGATACCGCGGTTTTGAACAATGGCTTATGGTCTAATCAGACTCAGCGAATGCGAACATACACCAAG GTTCAAAAATGTGGCTCGGTCGGAAGATGTATTGATGTCACCCGATACAAGGGATACGAAGAACTCCGAAATGATTTGGCTCGTATGTTCGGGATTGAAGGTCAGCTAGAAGATCCACTAAGAACGGACTGGAAACTTGTATACGTGGATCACGAAAACGACATTCTTCTTGTAGGCGACGACCCTTGGGA AGAATTTGTAAACTGTGTCCAAAGCATAAAGATACTATCATCTGTTGAAGTACAACAAATGAGCTTGGAAGGGGACTTAGGTTATGTTCCAATCACCAATCAAGCTTGTAGTGGTTCAGAAAGTGGCAATGCATGGAGAGCTCAGTATGATGATAACTCGGCAGCGTCGTTCAATCGATGA